A genomic stretch from Megalobrama amblycephala isolate DHTTF-2021 linkage group LG22, ASM1881202v1, whole genome shotgun sequence includes:
- the nktr gene encoding NK-tumor recognition protein isoform X3, translating to MAEEDDGEAEQNVKREKPVVRPEEIPPVPENRFLLRRDMPSQEETIKTVEQDTVMAPNDTKPAVTKSGRKIKGRGTMRYHTPPRSKSRSESEGERGSSETPPHWKEEMQRTKAYQPPSVERWSKGERWDDRSDTPRSRSRSEEHSLSEASVYSSRYQSRKEKKKTKHKKKNKKRKHSKKHKKNKTKETSLSEGEMTGSSGKRSKHSGRAERRHSQSRSRSYSRSSSRHSHRSYRSESERRRYLSSSSKDSRSYSKSRSRTYSRSRSRSERRGRSSMRSSRSRSGQSVTHSRSLSRSRSRYRTRSRTRSNSRYSSETPPRSRKRNELRSPRKPKSTEGGISKLDKPRSGQGEEPKAPPAASSESVSVLPLSDSPPPSRWKPGQKPWKPSYVRIQEINVKSAPASDALISPSSNVPLEKISSSKPDMAVSHRGPSSSNNNVPDRLLQSSLSRSRSRSRSRSSSNSLSQYESRSLSCSRSESYGSNKERSTDKKRKRSSHRNVQKRDKHANHGSGHKYTSPSSEDVSDSQYSPIHGHNDSLVQRNTLDSLSDLQALAMKSKNPIQRKEPNNNNASGWESEGENSSKTNTAAEHNQNPVKDEELTETKKRQILARCWESESDSEMPNKKVGGDAKHVSEKEEGEASSESEDDDPLWSNHGAEMFKLLKGNEEQSAATKISKHKNKKAKRKHKHKRKNSSRSGSRRSKAKKSKKHQKPKETFHWQPPLEFGDEGEEDDSVTQSKQLHIANPDSVSDGAKRHVKSGKIMPQVLENKEQDQGIIESPQDKFSVETSKSIDENGKITEIQKSKLNRNTRRSPAQSRPEIPKPSTDPETNLSNTNLASIKPINPNKVEICSPEHIPEAEQPGPKAIGFSPLKNILNNGSVLVPPQIEKGNSITMRPALSHGSQPEETVPGDSSISAVENKWKPLTGMNALQAITIKPFIMKINKQQDQLEGKTQGLKIEIKSKSRVRPGSLFDEVRKTARLNQRPRNPDSSSEEDSLPATGERAGSLNHSQNKSRSVSSHGSHRRSRSHSYSHTRSRSRSYTYSSRSYSRSRSRSRYSRGHSRSRSSTCRSYRSRTDSRSRSRSRYRGRHRSRSESYDSYSSRSRSRSRRRGRRRSESSDRRSRSYRTYSRSSSRRRSHSRSSRYS from the exons ATGGCAGAGGAAGATGATGGTGAGGCTGAGCAGAATGTGAAAAGGGAGAAGCCTGTGGTTCGACCAGAAGAGATCCCACCCGTGCCAGAGAACCGTTTCCTGCTCCGCAGAGACATGCCTTCTCAGGAGGAGACAATAAAAAC AGTTGAACAGGACACAGTCATGGCACCAAATGACACCAAACCAGCTGTCACAAAATCTGGACGCAAGATCAAAGGACGTGGAACTATG AGGTACCATACACCCCCTCGGTCAAAGTCCCGATCAGAGTCGGAAGGGGAACGGGGGAGCAGTGAGACTCCCCCACACTGGAAAGAGGAAATGCAGAGGACTAAGGCTTACCAGCCCCCCAGTGTGGAGAGATGGAGTAAAGGAGAAAG ATGGGATGACAGAAGTGACACCCCAAGGTCTAGGTCAAGATCAGAAGAGCATTCCTTAAGTGAGGCCTCTGTATACTCGAGCCGGTATCAAtccagaaaagaaaaaaagaaaaccaaacacaagaagaaaaataagaaaCGAAAGCACTCAAAGAAACATAAAAAGAACAAGACCAAGGAGACCTCCCTGTCTGAGGGTGAGATGACTGGGTCCTCAGGTAAGAGGTCAAAACACTCAGGCCGTGCTGAAAGGAGACATTCTCAATCACGCTCTCGTTCTTACTCTCGTTCGTCCTCGCGTCACTCCCACAGATCGTATCGATCAGAGTCAGAAAGGAGACGTTACTTATCAAGCTCTTCTAAAGATTCACGATCTTATTCAAAGTCCAGGAGCAGAACCTATTCCAGAAGTCGGTCAAGGTCTGAGAGGCGGGGTCGGTCATCCATGAGGTCAAGTCGTAGTCGATCAGGGCAGTCTGTTACACATTCTAGGTCACTGTCTCGTTCTCGATCCAGATACAGGACAAGGTCAAGAACAAGATCAAACTCTAGGTATAGTTCAGAAACCCCACCACGTTCCAGGAAAAGAAATGAGTTGAGATCTCCTCGAAAGCCAAAGTCTACAGAGGGTGGTATTTCCAAATTAGACAAGCCTAGATCGGGTCAAGGTGAAGAACCTAAAGCACCACCAGCAGCATCTTCAGAGAGTGTCTCTGTTTTGCCTTTGAGTGATAGTCCACCTCCCTCTCGATGGAAGCCAGGCCAGAAACCCTGGAAACCCTCTTACGTCCGCATCCAAGAGATCAATGTAAAATCAGCCCCAGCTTCAGATGCACTAATCAGCCCATCATCAAATGTACCTCTGGAAAAAATATCCTCTTCAAAGCCAGACATGGCTGTTAGTCACAGAGGCCCCAGCAGCAGTAACAATAATGTTCCTGATAGGCTCCTGCAAAGCAGTTTGTCCAGGAGCAGGTCACGTAGTCGATCAAGAAGCAGCAGCAATTCACTGAGTCAGTACGAAAGCAGATCTTTGTCCTGCAGTAGGTCAGAATCATATGGTTCAAACAAAGAAAGATCCACTGACAAAAAGAGAAAACGTAGTTCTCACAGAAATGTCCAAAAGAGGGACAAGCATGCAAATCATGGTAGTGGCCACAAATATACATCTCCCTCTTCAGAGGATGTATCTGATAGTCAATACAGTCCTATCCATGGACACAATGATTCCTTGGTACAGAGAAACACACTTGATTCTCTGTCAGATCTACAGGCATTGGCAATGAAAAGCAAGAACCCCATTCAAAGGAAAGAACCAAACAACAACAATGCATCAGGATGGGAAAGTGAAGGAGAGAACTCAAGTAAGACTAATACTGCTGCAGAACACAACCAAAACCCTGTTAAGGACGAAGAACTTACTGAAACGAAAAAGAGGCAGATTTTGGCTCGTTGCTGGGAGTCCGAGAGTGACTCTGAAATGCCAAACAAAAAGGTAGGTGGTGATGCCAAACATGTGTCTGAAAAAGAGGAAGGAGAGGCTAGTTCAGAATCAGAGGATGATGACCCTTTATGGTCAAACCATGGTGCAGAAATGTTCAAGCTATTAAAGGGTAATGAGGAACAGTCTGCAGCCacaaaaatttcaaaacacaagaACAAGAAAGCCAAGCGGAAACACAAGCACAAAAGAAAGAACTCTTCCAGGTCAGGATCTCGCAGATCCAAGGCAAAGAAATCCAAGAAGCACCAGAAGCCAAAAGAAACATTTCATTGGCAGCCTCCACTGGAGTTTGGTGATGAAGGTGAAGAGGATGATTCAGTCACTCAATCAAAACAGTTACACATAGCGAATCCCGATTCTGTCAGTGATGGAGCAAAAAGGCATGTAAAATCCGGAAAGATCATGCCCCAAGTCTTAGAGAATAAGGAGCAGGATCAAGGGATTATCGAATCACCACAAGATAAGTTTTCAGTAGAGACTTCTAAAAGTATTGATGAGAATGGAAAGATAACTGAAATCCAAAAATCAAAGCTAAATCGCAATACTAGAAGAAGTCCAGCTCAAAGCCGTCCAGAGATTCCAAAGCCATCCACAGATCCAGAGACCAATCTTTCAAACACTAACTTGGCAAGTATCAAACCAATAAACCCAAATAAAGTTGAGATATGTTCTCCAGAGCACATCCCAGAGGCTGAGCAACCAGGGCCCAAAGCGATTGGCTTTTCCCCATTGAAAAATATTCTGAATAATGGTAGTGTGCTTGTTCCACCTCAAATAGAGAAAGGAAACTCTATTACTATGAGACCTGCTTTATCTCATGGCAGTCAGCCAGAGGAAACTGTACCAGGTGACAGTTCAATCTCAGCAGTTGAAAATAAATGGAAACCTTTGACAGGCATGAATGCTCTGCAGGCCATTACTATAAAGCCTTtcattatgaaaataaacaaacagcaaGATCAACTGGAAGGAAAGACTCAGGGTCTCAAGATCGAGATCAAGAGCAAGAGTAGAGTCCGTCCAGGATCCCTCTTTGACGAGGTACGAAAGACGGCTCGGTTAAATCAGAGACCCAGAAATCCAGACAGCTCAAGTGAAGAAGACTCTCTTCCAGCAACAGGAGAAAGAGCTGGATCCCTTAATCACTCTCAGAACAAGTCAAGGTCTGTGTCCAGTCATGGGTCCCACCGCAGAAGTAGGTCCCATTCATATAGCCACACCAGGAGCAGGTCCAGAAGCTACACCTACTCTTCCAG GAGCTACAGTAGAAGTAGAAGCAGGAGTAGATACAGTAGAGGACACTCTCGTTCTCGAAGTAGCACCTGCCGAAGTTATCGTAG TCGCACAGACAGTAGGAGTCGTTCTAGAAGTCGGTATAGAGGTCGCCACAGATCAAG GTCTGAATCTTACGACAGTTATTCTAGCCGCAGCCGCAGTCGTAGCAGGAGAAGAGGCCGTCGGAGAAGTGAGAGCTCTGATCGCAGGTCCAG GTCATATCGCACCTACAGTCGCAGTTCGTCCAGGCGGCGAAGTCATAGCCGAAGCAGTCGATACAGCTGA
- the nktr gene encoding NK-tumor recognition protein isoform X1: MGVKDRPQCYFDVEINREPVGRIVFQLFSDVCPKTSKNFLCLCTGEKGSGKTTGKKLCYKGSTFHRVVKNFMIQGGDFTEGNGRGGESIYGGFFEDENFTLKHDRAFLLSMANRGKDTNGSQFFITTKTAPHLDGVHVVFGLVISGFEVIKKIEGLKTDSASRPYADVRVIDCGQLITKSANDVLQGKRRKAFHSEDSQSSSESSSQYSSCEGESDKKYASRKRKRNSKSKHSKRKRKETKKERDTVETAGHGSHAEGEMAEEDDGEAEQNVKREKPVVRPEEIPPVPENRFLLRRDMPSQEETIKTVEQDTVMAPNDTKPAVTKSGRKIKGRGTMRYHTPPRSKSRSESEGERGSSETPPHWKEEMQRTKAYQPPSVERWSKGERWDDRSDTPRSRSRSEEHSLSEASVYSSRYQSRKEKKKTKHKKKNKKRKHSKKHKKNKTKETSLSEGEMTGSSGKRSKHSGRAERRHSQSRSRSYSRSSSRHSHRSYRSESERRRYLSSSSKDSRSYSKSRSRTYSRSRSRSERRGRSSMRSSRSRSGQSVTHSRSLSRSRSRYRTRSRTRSNSRYSSETPPRSRKRNELRSPRKPKSTEGGISKLDKPRSGQGEEPKAPPAASSESVSVLPLSDSPPPSRWKPGQKPWKPSYVRIQEINVKSAPASDALISPSSNVPLEKISSSKPDMAVSHRGPSSSNNNVPDRLLQSSLSRSRSRSRSRSSSNSLSQYESRSLSCSRSESYGSNKERSTDKKRKRSSHRNVQKRDKHANHGSGHKYTSPSSEDVSDSQYSPIHGHNDSLVQRNTLDSLSDLQALAMKSKNPIQRKEPNNNNASGWESEGENSSKTNTAAEHNQNPVKDEELTETKKRQILARCWESESDSEMPNKKVGGDAKHVSEKEEGEASSESEDDDPLWSNHGAEMFKLLKGNEEQSAATKISKHKNKKAKRKHKHKRKNSSRSGSRRSKAKKSKKHQKPKETFHWQPPLEFGDEGEEDDSVTQSKQLHIANPDSVSDGAKRHVKSGKIMPQVLENKEQDQGIIESPQDKFSVETSKSIDENGKITEIQKSKLNRNTRRSPAQSRPEIPKPSTDPETNLSNTNLASIKPINPNKVEICSPEHIPEAEQPGPKAIGFSPLKNILNNGSVLVPPQIEKGNSITMRPALSHGSQPEETVPGDSSISAVENKWKPLTGMNALQAITIKPFIMKINKQQDQLEGKTQGLKIEIKSKSRVRPGSLFDEVRKTARLNQRPRNPDSSSEEDSLPATGERAGSLNHSQNKSRSVSSHGSHRRSRSHSYSHTRSRSRSYTYSSRSYSRSRSRSRYSRGHSRSRSSTCRSYRSRTDSRSRSRSRYRGRHRSRSESYDSYSSRSRSRSRRRGRRRSESSDRRSRSYRTYSRSSSRRRSHSRSSRYS, translated from the exons ATGGGGGTAAAAGATCGCCCTCAGTGCTATTTTGATGTAGAAATCAACAGAGAACCAG TTGGACGAATTGTCTTTCAACTGTTCTCCGACGTTTGTCCCAAGACAAGCAAAAATTTTCTTTGCCTGTGCACTG GTGAGAAAGGCAGTGGCAAAACTACTGGAAAAAAATTATGCTATAAAGGCTCAACTTTCCATCGAGTTGTAAAGAACTTCATGATCCAGGGGGGTGATTTCACGGAGG GCAATGGAAGAGGAGGAGAATCTATATATGGTGGTTTCTTTGAAG ATGAGAACTTTACTCTCAAACATGACAGAGCCTTCCTCTTGTCGATGGCCAACCGTGGCAAAGACACAAATGGGTCCCAGTTCTTCAT AACTACAAAGACAGCGCCTCACCTAGATGG AGTGCATGTGGTCTTTGGGCTGGTCATCTCGGGCTTTGAGGTCATAAAGAAAATCGAGGGGCTGAAGACTGACTCAGCCAGCAGACCCTATGCTGACGTCAGAGTGATTGACTGTGGACAGCTGATTACAAAGTCTGCTAATGATG TTCTTCAAGGCAAAAGGAGGAAAGCGTTCCATTCTGAGGACTCGCAGAGTTCCTCTGAGTCTTCATCTCAGTATTCCTCCTGTGAAGGAGAGTCTGACAAAAAGTATGCATCTCGAAAGAGGAAAAGAAACTCAAAGAGTAAGCActcaaagagaaagagaaaagagacAAAGAAGGAGAGAGACACAGTTGAAACAGCAGGACATGGAAG TCATGCTGAGGGAGAGATGGCAGAGGAAGATGATGGTGAGGCTGAGCAGAATGTGAAAAGGGAGAAGCCTGTGGTTCGACCAGAAGAGATCCCACCCGTGCCAGAGAACCGTTTCCTGCTCCGCAGAGACATGCCTTCTCAGGAGGAGACAATAAAAAC AGTTGAACAGGACACAGTCATGGCACCAAATGACACCAAACCAGCTGTCACAAAATCTGGACGCAAGATCAAAGGACGTGGAACTATG AGGTACCATACACCCCCTCGGTCAAAGTCCCGATCAGAGTCGGAAGGGGAACGGGGGAGCAGTGAGACTCCCCCACACTGGAAAGAGGAAATGCAGAGGACTAAGGCTTACCAGCCCCCCAGTGTGGAGAGATGGAGTAAAGGAGAAAG ATGGGATGACAGAAGTGACACCCCAAGGTCTAGGTCAAGATCAGAAGAGCATTCCTTAAGTGAGGCCTCTGTATACTCGAGCCGGTATCAAtccagaaaagaaaaaaagaaaaccaaacacaagaagaaaaataagaaaCGAAAGCACTCAAAGAAACATAAAAAGAACAAGACCAAGGAGACCTCCCTGTCTGAGGGTGAGATGACTGGGTCCTCAGGTAAGAGGTCAAAACACTCAGGCCGTGCTGAAAGGAGACATTCTCAATCACGCTCTCGTTCTTACTCTCGTTCGTCCTCGCGTCACTCCCACAGATCGTATCGATCAGAGTCAGAAAGGAGACGTTACTTATCAAGCTCTTCTAAAGATTCACGATCTTATTCAAAGTCCAGGAGCAGAACCTATTCCAGAAGTCGGTCAAGGTCTGAGAGGCGGGGTCGGTCATCCATGAGGTCAAGTCGTAGTCGATCAGGGCAGTCTGTTACACATTCTAGGTCACTGTCTCGTTCTCGATCCAGATACAGGACAAGGTCAAGAACAAGATCAAACTCTAGGTATAGTTCAGAAACCCCACCACGTTCCAGGAAAAGAAATGAGTTGAGATCTCCTCGAAAGCCAAAGTCTACAGAGGGTGGTATTTCCAAATTAGACAAGCCTAGATCGGGTCAAGGTGAAGAACCTAAAGCACCACCAGCAGCATCTTCAGAGAGTGTCTCTGTTTTGCCTTTGAGTGATAGTCCACCTCCCTCTCGATGGAAGCCAGGCCAGAAACCCTGGAAACCCTCTTACGTCCGCATCCAAGAGATCAATGTAAAATCAGCCCCAGCTTCAGATGCACTAATCAGCCCATCATCAAATGTACCTCTGGAAAAAATATCCTCTTCAAAGCCAGACATGGCTGTTAGTCACAGAGGCCCCAGCAGCAGTAACAATAATGTTCCTGATAGGCTCCTGCAAAGCAGTTTGTCCAGGAGCAGGTCACGTAGTCGATCAAGAAGCAGCAGCAATTCACTGAGTCAGTACGAAAGCAGATCTTTGTCCTGCAGTAGGTCAGAATCATATGGTTCAAACAAAGAAAGATCCACTGACAAAAAGAGAAAACGTAGTTCTCACAGAAATGTCCAAAAGAGGGACAAGCATGCAAATCATGGTAGTGGCCACAAATATACATCTCCCTCTTCAGAGGATGTATCTGATAGTCAATACAGTCCTATCCATGGACACAATGATTCCTTGGTACAGAGAAACACACTTGATTCTCTGTCAGATCTACAGGCATTGGCAATGAAAAGCAAGAACCCCATTCAAAGGAAAGAACCAAACAACAACAATGCATCAGGATGGGAAAGTGAAGGAGAGAACTCAAGTAAGACTAATACTGCTGCAGAACACAACCAAAACCCTGTTAAGGACGAAGAACTTACTGAAACGAAAAAGAGGCAGATTTTGGCTCGTTGCTGGGAGTCCGAGAGTGACTCTGAAATGCCAAACAAAAAGGTAGGTGGTGATGCCAAACATGTGTCTGAAAAAGAGGAAGGAGAGGCTAGTTCAGAATCAGAGGATGATGACCCTTTATGGTCAAACCATGGTGCAGAAATGTTCAAGCTATTAAAGGGTAATGAGGAACAGTCTGCAGCCacaaaaatttcaaaacacaagaACAAGAAAGCCAAGCGGAAACACAAGCACAAAAGAAAGAACTCTTCCAGGTCAGGATCTCGCAGATCCAAGGCAAAGAAATCCAAGAAGCACCAGAAGCCAAAAGAAACATTTCATTGGCAGCCTCCACTGGAGTTTGGTGATGAAGGTGAAGAGGATGATTCAGTCACTCAATCAAAACAGTTACACATAGCGAATCCCGATTCTGTCAGTGATGGAGCAAAAAGGCATGTAAAATCCGGAAAGATCATGCCCCAAGTCTTAGAGAATAAGGAGCAGGATCAAGGGATTATCGAATCACCACAAGATAAGTTTTCAGTAGAGACTTCTAAAAGTATTGATGAGAATGGAAAGATAACTGAAATCCAAAAATCAAAGCTAAATCGCAATACTAGAAGAAGTCCAGCTCAAAGCCGTCCAGAGATTCCAAAGCCATCCACAGATCCAGAGACCAATCTTTCAAACACTAACTTGGCAAGTATCAAACCAATAAACCCAAATAAAGTTGAGATATGTTCTCCAGAGCACATCCCAGAGGCTGAGCAACCAGGGCCCAAAGCGATTGGCTTTTCCCCATTGAAAAATATTCTGAATAATGGTAGTGTGCTTGTTCCACCTCAAATAGAGAAAGGAAACTCTATTACTATGAGACCTGCTTTATCTCATGGCAGTCAGCCAGAGGAAACTGTACCAGGTGACAGTTCAATCTCAGCAGTTGAAAATAAATGGAAACCTTTGACAGGCATGAATGCTCTGCAGGCCATTACTATAAAGCCTTtcattatgaaaataaacaaacagcaaGATCAACTGGAAGGAAAGACTCAGGGTCTCAAGATCGAGATCAAGAGCAAGAGTAGAGTCCGTCCAGGATCCCTCTTTGACGAGGTACGAAAGACGGCTCGGTTAAATCAGAGACCCAGAAATCCAGACAGCTCAAGTGAAGAAGACTCTCTTCCAGCAACAGGAGAAAGAGCTGGATCCCTTAATCACTCTCAGAACAAGTCAAGGTCTGTGTCCAGTCATGGGTCCCACCGCAGAAGTAGGTCCCATTCATATAGCCACACCAGGAGCAGGTCCAGAAGCTACACCTACTCTTCCAG GAGCTACAGTAGAAGTAGAAGCAGGAGTAGATACAGTAGAGGACACTCTCGTTCTCGAAGTAGCACCTGCCGAAGTTATCGTAG TCGCACAGACAGTAGGAGTCGTTCTAGAAGTCGGTATAGAGGTCGCCACAGATCAAG GTCTGAATCTTACGACAGTTATTCTAGCCGCAGCCGCAGTCGTAGCAGGAGAAGAGGCCGTCGGAGAAGTGAGAGCTCTGATCGCAGGTCCAG GTCATATCGCACCTACAGTCGCAGTTCGTCCAGGCGGCGAAGTCATAGCCGAAGCAGTCGATACAGCTGA